Proteins encoded by one window of Lepeophtheirus salmonis chromosome 10, UVic_Lsal_1.4, whole genome shotgun sequence:
- the tos gene encoding exonuclease 1 — protein sequence MGITGLIPFLKNATRDANIREFSGKTAVIDVYGWLHRGTFGCADRLIKGEETDGYIRYVMKFVQIFLSANIRPILVFDGRNLPSKSLTESKRRERRELNKRLGSEYLRDGRNKEAIDCFRKAIDITPEMAHAAIREARRQGVDVLVAPYEADAQMAYLVEIGVADFVVSEDSDLVVFGCEKIFFKLDMNGFGKLYEKQFLSKCFGGATNISFEKFRYISIMSGCDYLPSLHGIGLAKSLRFWKSVNNPDIASVLPKIPSYLRMPQLEVTTDYIAGFMRANETFLYQLVYDPIKKELRHLSSPPDPSIERPFAGQFLDAELAYQMAVGNVNLHSLKLIDKYDPTNPIKVHSMYKSIWSNQPMRSGIKLDENLPPKNGSQLLMSTAFAGAQSKKRKIISGESPSSLIKREKMEPLEKNDSELKESYTKIIQTSPIISPTSTSRRNESFIVSKYFAIDTKDRCKDRKYEKGRKDGGQWLDSINSVVTHEDKFIYTTEERKSLAIKVESPKVNQDSSSDKKRNPFVKLTTSKSSPSSPLLNIVSPKAVKVECTPDKKYGSLLSINEKDCVPKRLFNDDDNAPTTLVDSKLKCFPSNEGCSEETKTESSSPFLVIENGDKLLTDLNQDAEVEFDETLESPKISDTPTHLKATKKLKSLSSGTSASSSYFKKVGSKPSGLMKSKKSPSQQKSILEFWSKK from the coding sequence ATGGGTATTACGGGTCTGATACCTTTCCTCAAGAACGCAACGCGTGACGCCAACATTCGTGAGTTCTCCGGGAAAACAGCAGTGATTGATGTGTACGGATGGCTTCATCGCGGTACTTTTGGATGTGCGGACCGCCTCATCAAGGGAGAGGAAACGGATGGATATATTCGTTATGTCATGAAGTTTGTTCAAATCTTTTTGTCTGCGAATATTCGACCCATTCTTGTCTTTGACGGCCGAAATCTTCCATCTAAATCCTTGACAGAGTCTAAACGGCGAGAAAGACGTGAGTTGAATAAGAGACTCGGCTCGGAATATTTACGAGACGGAAGGAACAAGGAAGCTATTGACTGTTTCCGTAAAGCGATTGACATTACTCCAGAAATGGCACACGCTGCCATTCGTGAAGCTCGGCGACAAGGTGTGGATGTTCTCGTAGCTCCCTATGAGGCAGATGCTCAAATGGCTTATCTAGTTGAAATAGGTGTTGCAGACTTTGTCGTCTCAGAGGACTCTGATCTTGTGGTTTTTGGATGTGAAAAAATTTTCTTCAAGTTGGACATGAACGGCTTTGGAAAGCTTTACGAGAAGCAGTTCCTCTCTAAATGTTTTGGCGGAGCTACAaatatttcctttgaaaaatttcgatatatttccatCATGTCGGGCTGTGATTATCTCCCATCATTGCATGGCATTGGATTAGCAAAATCTTTACGTTTTTGGAAGTCTGTCAACAATCCAGATATAGCATCTGTCCTTCCTAAAATACCTTCATACTTACGTATGCCACAGTTAGAGGTTACTACTGACTACATTGCAGGCTTTATGAGGGCGaatgaaacttttttgtatCAACTTGTATATGATCCTATCAAAAAAGAGCTTCGACATCTATCAAGTCCACCAGATCCTTCCATAGAAAGACCCTTTGCAGGACAGTTCTTGGATGCCGAGTTAGCCTATCAAATGGCCGTTGGAAATGTCAATCTCCATTCCCTTAAACTTATAGATAAATATGACCCAACAAATCCAATTAAAGTTCACTCCATGTACAAAAGTATTTGGTCAAACCAACCAATGCGCTCGGGTATTAAATTAGACGAAAATTTGCCTCCAAAAAATGGATCTCAATTACTTATGTCTACCGCATTTGCAGGGGCTCAAagtaaaaaacgaaaaataatttcgggAGAATCTCCTTCTTCTCTTATTAAACGAGAAAAAATGGAACCCCTGGAGAAGAATGATTCTGAATTGAAAGAATCGTACACTAAAATTATACAAACCTCACCTATAATATCTCCCACGAGTACTAGTCGTAGAAATGAGTCTTTCATTGTAAGCAAATACTTTGCTATAGACACAAAAGATCGTTGTAAGGACCGTAAATACGAAAAAGGCCGAAAAGATGGAGGGCAATGGCTTGATTCCATTAACAGTGTTGTTACTCATGAAGACAAGTTCATATATACGACAGAAGAGAGAAAATCTCTTGCTATCAAAGTAGAATCCCCAAAGGTGAATCAAGATAGCTCATCTGACaagaaaagaaatccttttgTGAAATTGACGACGTCAAAGTCGTCACCAAGTTCTCCATTATTAAATATCGTATCTCCTAAAGCTGTAAAAGTGGAATGTACTCCCGACAAGAAATATGGTTCCCTATtaagtattaatgaaaaagattgTGTTCCTAAACGTTTGTTCAATGATGATGACAATGCACCTACAACTCTTGTAGACTCTAAGTTGAAGTGTTTTCCCAGCAATGAAGGCTGCTCGGAGGAGACAAAAACTGAATCATCTTCGCCATTTTTAGTGATAGAAAATGGAGACAAACTCTTGACTGACTTAAATCAGGATGCTGAAGTTGAATTCGATGAGACTTTGGAATCACCCAAAATATCAGACACTCCTACCCATTTAAAAGCaactaaaaagttaaaatctcTTTCTAGTGGGACTTCAGCTTCatcttcttattttaaaaaagtgggtTCTAAGCCCTCAGGTCTCATGAAATCCAAAAAATCTCCTTCccaacaaaaaagtattttagaattctggagtaaaaaataa
- the LOC121125361 gene encoding D-beta-hydroxybutyrate dehydrogenase, mitochondrial yields the protein MLQNTSAFVSLPSSLAPKTFKIVPLSLFLQEAKNMSISRFYGIGGGLGCGVLAYMVYKYLKRQPPLVKSEFAIFITGCDSGFGYSFAVHAARSGLTVYAGCYGSFEGSFEGIDTLKSHEDLIKNKRLRIVHCNVTNPLSIRNAKDKIEKELAQESKYLLAVVNNAGFLIFAEAEWQNYDQVNQQYQVNTIGPWNVSTQFLPLLIRATNRAKPKIVNIISYCTDCPFPCLSVYTSSKAALRALSAGMRLEVAKYGVSVINFNPGDSPSQTRICCDQDKHYSGMHPPEDPRRLKYFNLCRNKFKTLFPKQSIQILNMPDLYKTFDRILNSSNPKNEYISSPFATRSFFFLIRLLPSGLADQIRTAILHLPEY from the exons ATGCTACAAAACACTTCAGCTTTTGTATCTCTTCCTTCTTCTCTTGCTCCGAAGACATTTAAAATCGTACCACTCAGTTTGTTTCTACAAGAAGCGAAAAATATGTCCATCTCTCGCTTTTACGGGATAGGAGGGGGACTTGGATGTGGTGTTTTAGCCTATATGGTATATAAATACCTAAAACGCCAACCTCCTCTTGTTAAAAGTGAATTCGCCATCTTTATTACCGGCTGTGATTCTGGATTTGGCTATTCCTTCGCAGTGCATGCTGCAAGATCAGGGTTAACAGTATATGCTGGTTGTTATGGATCTTTTGAAGGAAGTTTCGAAGGGATAGACACTTTGAAATCTCATGAGgatctgataaaaaataaaaggttaagAATAGTACATTGTAATGTGACAAATCCCTTGTCCATTCGAAATGCTAAggacaaaattgaaaaagagtTGGCTCAAGAATCAAAGTACTTATTGGCAGTCGTGAATAATGCCGGGTTTCTAATATTTGCAGAAGCAGAATGGCAAAACTATGATCAAGTAAATCAGCAATACCAG gTTAATACAATTGGGCCCTGGAACGTATCAACTCAATTTTTACCCCTTCTCATCAGAGCCACTAATCGTGCCAAGCCCAAGATAGTTAACATCATTAGTTATTGTACAGATTGTCCTTTCCCTTGTCTAAGCGTCTACACTTCGTCAAAGGCTGCTCTTCGTGCTCTTTCTGCTGGAATGCGATTAGAAGTAGCTAAATATGGTGTATCCGTCATTAATTTTAACCCAGGAGACTCCCCTTCTCAAACTCGCATATGTTGTGACCAGGATAAACATTATTCAGGAATGCATCCACCCGAAGATCCCCGTCgtctcaaatattttaatctttgccgcaataaatttaaaacattatttcctAAACAATCCATTCAGATTCTGAACATGCCCGATCTTTATAAAACATTTGATAGAATATTGAACTCCTCTAATCCAAAAAATGAGTATATCAGTTCGCCTTTCGCAACAcgatcattcttttttttaattaggctCTTACCTTCTGGATTAGCGGATCAAATAAGAACTGCTATACTTCATCTTCCCGAATATTAg